The window GCACTTGTTCTGCGGCTCGTTCCAGTCGGAGTCCGTCATGGGGGCACCGTCGGTGCGCAGCCATTCGACGTCCGGCAGGTTCGAGTCGACGTCCTCGCGCACCACGCCCTGGAGGAAGCGGCGGCGGCGGAAGATGGCGTGCTCGCGACGCAGCGCGATCATCTCGCGGGTGAACCGCAGCATCTCCTGCTGGGTGCGGTCCAGGTTCCAGTCCATCCACGACAGCTGGTTGTCCTGGCAGTAGGTGTTGTTGTTGCCCTGCTGGGTGCGGCCCATCTCGTCACCGTGCAGGATCATCGGCACGCCCTGGCTGAGCAGCAGCGTGGCCATGAGGTTCTTGGCCCGGCGCTCCCGCAGGGTCAGCACGTCCTCATCGTCGGTGGGGCCCTCCGCGCCGGAGTTCCAGGAGCGGTTGTGGCTCTCCCCGTCGTTGCCGCCCTCACCGTTGGCCTCATTGTGGCGCTCGTTGTAGGAGACCAGGTCGTGCAGGGTGAAGCCGTCGTGCGCGGTCACGAAGTTGATCGACGCGATCGGGGTGCGACCGGTGTGCTGGTACAGGTCGGAGCTGCCCGCCAGGCGCGAGCTGAACTCGCCCAGCACGCCGGGCTCGGAGCGGTGGAAGTCGCGCACCGTGTCGCGGTAGCGGCCGTTCCACTCGGACCACAGGGGCGGGAAGCCGCCCACCTGGTAGCCGCCCTCGCCCAGGTCCCACGGCTCGGCGATCAGCTTCACCTGGGAGATGATCGGGTCCTGCTGGATGATGTCGAAGAACGCCGAGAGGCGGTCCACCTCGTGCAGCTCGCGGGCCAGGGTGGAGGCCAGGTCGAAGCGGAAGCCGTCCACGTGCATCTCGGTGACCCAGTAGCGCAGCGAGTCCATGATCAGTTGCAGCACGTGCGGGGTGCGCATGAGCAGGGAGTTGCCGGTGCCGGTCGTGTCGTAGTAATGGGCCTTGTCCTCCTCCACCAGGCGGTAGTAGGCGGAGTTGTCGATGCCGCGGAAGCACAGGGTGGGGCCCATGTGGTTGCCCTCGGCGGTGTGGTTGTAGACCACGTCGAGGATCACCTCGATGTCCGCGTCGTGCAGGTTCTTCACCATCTGCTTGAACTCCTGGACCTGCTGACCGGTGTCACCGGCGTAGGAGTACTCGTTGTGGGGGGCGAAGAAGCCGATGGTGTTGTAGCCCCAGTAGTTGCGCAGGCCCTTCTCCACCAGGTGGCCGTCCTGGACGAACTGGTGCACCGGCATCAGCTCCACGGCGGTGACGCCGAGGGACTTCAGGTGCTCGATGATCGCGGGGTGGCCCATCGCCACGTAGGTGCCGCGGATCGACTCGTCGATGTCCGGGTGCTGCATGGTCAGGCCCTTGACGTGGGCCTCGTAGATGACGGTGTCGTGGTACTCGTGGGCCGGCGGGTGGTCGTTGCCCCAGTCGAAGTAGGGGGAGACCACCACGGAGTGCATGGTGTGCGCAGCCGAGTCCTCGGTGTTGCGCTTGCTGTGGTCCTCGAAGTCGTAGCTGTACAGCGAGGGGTGGTTGGTGGCCATCCCGGCGATCGC is drawn from Brachybacterium muris and contains these coding sequences:
- the glgX gene encoding glycogen debranching protein GlgX translates to MQIWTGQSYPLGATFDGSGTNFALFSEAADRVELCLFDEDGTERRIEVTEVDAYVWHIYLPSVQPGQRYGYRVHGPFDPANGQRCDPSKLLLDPYAKAIAGMATNHPSLYSYDFEDHSKRNTEDSAAHTMHSVVVSPYFDWGNDHPPAHEYHDTVIYEAHVKGLTMQHPDIDESIRGTYVAMGHPAIIEHLKSLGVTAVELMPVHQFVQDGHLVEKGLRNYWGYNTIGFFAPHNEYSYAGDTGQQVQEFKQMVKNLHDADIEVILDVVYNHTAEGNHMGPTLCFRGIDNSAYYRLVEEDKAHYYDTTGTGNSLLMRTPHVLQLIMDSLRYWVTEMHVDGFRFDLASTLARELHEVDRLSAFFDIIQQDPIISQVKLIAEPWDLGEGGYQVGGFPPLWSEWNGRYRDTVRDFHRSEPGVLGEFSSRLAGSSDLYQHTGRTPIASINFVTAHDGFTLHDLVSYNERHNEANGEGGNDGESHNRSWNSGAEGPTDDEDVLTLRERRAKNLMATLLLSQGVPMILHGDEMGRTQQGNNNTYCQDNQLSWMDWNLDRTQQEMLRFTREMIALRREHAIFRRRRFLQGVVREDVDSNLPDVEWLRTDGAPMTDSDWNEPQNKCLTVFLNGSAIPEPNERGEAIVDDSALILFNASGNDVIFTLPGEDHGKVWTVEVGTGGTLEVGAEIAAGESITRPSHSFLVLLRPPASTDPEEIAVEDLEKPELA